In a single window of the Nicotiana tomentosiformis chromosome 10, ASM39032v3, whole genome shotgun sequence genome:
- the LOC104094174 gene encoding zinc finger protein ZAT4-like — MKEVQDLKFVCKLCNKKYPCGKSLGGHMRSHVLTNSAEFEEKIEPQLEKLQSWNRENQYQSKFELGGNSGYGLRENPKKTWRAVDSTSPLPQERVCQQCGKVFQSLKALCGHMACHSEKDKGTSYSDTEAEEELRLRTRSKTKRYKRIVVKSSVCLVNDNTINNGSSCVSEIDNEQDQEEIAKCLMMLSRDSWNCVTSFIESSDNNSVVLETKSSSTDMRFARKDGLKCVYNQDETPRTKEKVDRDLKLSVLNAEAESENSDSAYFLDENTTVESDVSFDGFHRNGNSKWSTSKMSDTVWCDESGTDKGKGLNRTKRYPTASRSEYDYYRIASNSDKCESRKRAKNSSYNPEIENESFKKKYECLNCKKNFSSYQALGGHRPCHKKTNACIESTNGTGENSVDAADHDNKHRETLSSRKSASAEKKIKPKKFKGHECPFCDRIFKSGQALGGHKRSHFIVSTAQNMNQSSPVKKDVDDLLDLNLPAPVEVEDDEHAHLVSW, encoded by the coding sequence atgaaagaagttCAAGATTTGAAGTTTGTATGCAAGTTGTGTAACAAAAAGTACCCTTGTGGAAAGTCACTTGGGGGCCACATGAGATCTCATGTACTTACAAATTCAGCTGAATTTGAGGAAAAAATTGAACCCCAACTTGAAAAGTTGCAATCTTGGAATAGAGAAAATCAGTATCAATCAAAATTTGAACTTGGTGGGAATTCTGGTTATGGTCTAAGAGAGAATCCCAAGAAAACTTGGAGGGCTGTGGATTCAACTTCTCCTTTGCCTCAAGAGAGAGTTTGTCAACAATGTGGTAAAGTATTTCAATCACTTAAAGCATTGTGTGGTCACATGGCTTGTCATTCAGAGAAAGATAAAGGGACTAGTTATTCAGATACTGAAGCTGAGGAGGAGTTAAGGCTGAGGACAAGATCAAAGACTAAGAGGTACAAAAGAATTGTGGTTAAGTCTTCTGTTTGTTTAGTTAATGATAATACCATTAATAATGGTTCCTCATGTGTTTCTGAGATTGATAATGAGCAAGATCAAGAGGAAATAGCAAAGTGTTTGATGATGTTGTCTAGGGATTCTTGGAATTGTGTCACTTCATTTATTGAGTCTTCTGATAATAATTCTGTTGTTTTAGAGACCAAATCATCCTCTACTGACATGAGATTTGCTAGAAAGGATGGTCTAAAATGTGTTTACAATCAAGATGAAACGCCGCGAACCAAGGAAAAGGTAGATAGGGACTTGAAACTTAGTGTTTTGAATGCTGAAGCTGAGTCTGAAAACTCTGATTCTGCATACTTTTTAGATGAAAATACAACAGTTGAATCAGATGTCTCTTTTGATGGATTCCACAGAAATGGTAATAGCAAATGGAGCACCTCTAAAATGAGTGATACTGTTTGGTGTGATGAGTCTGGGACCGATAAGGGAAAGGGCTTAAACAGAACTAAAAGATATCCTACAGCATCAAGAAGTGAATATGATTATTACAGGATAGCTTCAAATTCAGATAAATGCGAATCAAGAAAGAGGGCTAAGAATAGTTCTTATAATCCTGAGATAGAGAATGAGTCGTTTAAGAAGAAGTATGAGTGCTTGAATTGCAAGAAGAATTTTAGCTCATATCAAGCTCTTGGCGGACATAGACCTTGCCATAAAAAGACGAATGCTTGTATCGAATCAACAAATGGAACTGGTGAGAATAGCGTTGATGCTGCTGATCACGATAACAAGCATAGGGAGACTTTAAGCAGTAGAAAATCGGCTTCTGCTGAGAAAAAGATTAAGCCTAAGAAATTCAAAGGACATGAATGCCCATTTTGCGACAGGATTTTCAAGTCTGGTCAAGCTTTGGGTGGCCACAAAAGGTCCCATTTTATAGTTAGTACTGCGCAGAACATGAATCAATCTTCACCTGTCAAGAAAGACGTCGACGATTTACTTGATCTTAACCTTCCTGCTCCAGTTGAAGTTGAGGATGATGAGCACGCGCACCTTGTATCTTGGTAG